In Juglans microcarpa x Juglans regia isolate MS1-56 chromosome 4S, Jm3101_v1.0, whole genome shotgun sequence, a single window of DNA contains:
- the LOC121263140 gene encoding glutamate receptor 2.7-like: MVGPTYKTNGFGFVFPQGSSLVPHVSRAILNVTQDIDKFGAIEQKYFSSSGSGSTCKDSCPSISSNIASISSNSHSLGLNSFGGLFIITGVVSLFSVLVYALKFLRTKWPTVSTLNPESSFLSKLIEMAKRFDQREDPSSHPNIHERYKSWANTVSSPGDIEFLHNMENHSRNFAAVGDRDESVSSMGSPSRRRQDVPNH, translated from the exons ATGGTTGGACCGACCTACAAAACCAATGGATTTGGCTtt GTCTTCCCACAAGGATCTTCTTTAGTCCCACACGTTTCAAGGGCAATTCTGAATGTGACTCAAGACATAGACAAATTTGGAGCAATTGAGCAGAAGTACTTTTCAAGTAGTGGAAGTGGTAGTACTTGTAAAGATTCATGTCCCTCAATCTCTTCAAATATTGCCTCAATCTCTTCAAATAGCCATAGTCTCGGTCTGAATAGCTTCGGAGGCCTTTTCATCATCACCGGAGTTGTGTCCTTGTTCTCTGTGTTGGTTTATGCGTTGAAGTTCCTTCGCACAAAATGGCCTACCGTGAGCACCCTCAATCCTGAGAGCTCCTTTTTGTCCAAGTTGATTGAAATGGCCAAGCGATTTGACCAGAGAGAAGATCCCTCCTCACATCCCAATATTCATGAAAGATATAAATCTTGGGCAAATACTGTATCAAGTCCTGGCGATATAGAATTTCTTCATAATATGGAGAACCACTCCAGGAATTTCGCCGCTGTAGGCGACAGGGATGAGAGTGTTTCTTCAATGGGTTCTCCTTCTCGGCGCAGGCAGGACGTACCAAATCATTAA